Proteins encoded by one window of Pseudomonas sp. PSKL.D1:
- a CDS encoding ABC transporter ATP-binding protein/permease — translation MDMNWHQALQESLSWLAIASFITFIGFTAAATLAVRYTRWGRQFWQLAGPYFTFRRSWRPLLVFALLLVLTLFSVRLNVLFSFWYNGFYSALQGLDQTAFWYMLGVFAVLATIHVLRSLFTFYVTQAFSIRWRVWLTERLTGDWMRGDAYYRGQFLAEPVDNPDQRIELDVNAFVTNSVSLALGAVSALVSLVAFTAILWGLSAPLTVAGVEIPRAMVFAVYVYVLIATWIAFRLGQPLIRLNFLNEKLTANFRYALMRLRENAENIAFYQGAQVERATLLGRFGALIVNVWALVFRNLKFSGFNLGVSQVAVVFPFILQAPRFFSGAIKLGDVMQTSQAFGQVQDSLSFFRESYDTFAQYRATLDRLTGFLDANEKASALPRVLTEDQPQALDIVGLQVMRPDGHALIANLDLRLQAGQALLIKGPSGSGKTTLLRALAGLWPYAEGEVRRPTGSQALFLPQRPYLPLGDLRAAIAYPADARPEDEARMQQALRQVNLGHLAERLAVSSDWSHILSLGEQQRLAFARVLFNRPQVVFLDESTSAMDEGLEHALYSLLRTQMPDTLLVSVGHRSTLAGFHTHRLEVDGQGGWALLEQQAAGEVLA, via the coding sequence ATGGACATGAACTGGCACCAGGCCTTGCAAGAGAGCCTGAGCTGGCTGGCAATCGCCTCGTTCATCACCTTCATCGGCTTCACCGCCGCCGCAACCCTGGCCGTGCGCTACACCCGCTGGGGCAGGCAGTTCTGGCAACTGGCCGGCCCGTATTTCACCTTCAGGCGCAGTTGGCGGCCTTTGCTGGTGTTCGCCCTGCTGCTGGTGCTGACGCTGTTCTCGGTGCGCCTGAACGTGCTGTTCTCGTTCTGGTACAACGGCTTCTACAGCGCATTGCAGGGCCTGGACCAAACGGCCTTCTGGTACATGCTCGGCGTGTTCGCGGTGCTGGCCACCATTCACGTGCTGCGCTCGTTGTTCACCTTCTACGTCACCCAGGCATTCAGCATCCGCTGGCGGGTATGGCTTACCGAACGCTTGACCGGCGACTGGATGCGCGGTGACGCCTATTACCGTGGCCAGTTCCTCGCCGAACCGGTAGACAACCCCGACCAGCGTATCGAACTTGACGTGAATGCCTTCGTCACCAATTCCGTCTCATTGGCGTTGGGCGCGGTCAGTGCGCTGGTGTCGCTAGTGGCATTCACCGCTATCCTCTGGGGCCTGTCGGCACCGCTTACGGTGGCGGGGGTCGAGATCCCCAGGGCAATGGTGTTCGCGGTGTACGTGTACGTGCTGATCGCCACCTGGATCGCCTTCCGCCTCGGGCAACCGCTGATTCGGCTGAACTTCCTGAACGAAAAACTCACCGCCAACTTCCGTTATGCGCTGATGCGCCTGCGGGAAAACGCCGAAAACATCGCCTTCTACCAGGGCGCACAGGTAGAGCGGGCGACCTTGCTGGGCCGCTTTGGCGCCTTGATCGTCAACGTCTGGGCGCTGGTGTTTCGAAACCTCAAATTCAGCGGCTTCAACCTGGGCGTCAGCCAGGTGGCCGTGGTGTTCCCGTTCATCTTGCAGGCGCCTCGGTTCTTCAGCGGGGCGATCAAGCTGGGTGACGTGATGCAGACATCGCAGGCGTTTGGCCAGGTGCAGGATTCGCTGTCGTTCTTCCGTGAATCCTACGACACGTTCGCCCAATACCGCGCCACCCTCGACCGTTTGACCGGCTTTCTCGATGCCAATGAAAAGGCCAGCGCGCTGCCCCGTGTGCTCACCGAAGACCAGCCCCAGGCGCTGGACATCGTCGGCCTGCAGGTCATGCGCCCCGATGGCCATGCCCTGATCGCCAACCTCGACCTGCGCTTGCAGGCCGGCCAGGCGCTGCTGATCAAGGGCCCGTCGGGCAGCGGCAAAACCACTTTGCTGCGCGCGCTGGCGGGCTTGTGGCCTTATGCCGAAGGTGAAGTGCGACGGCCAACGGGCAGCCAGGCGCTATTTCTGCCCCAGCGGCCCTATCTGCCGTTGGGCGACCTGCGGGCCGCCATCGCCTACCCGGCCGACGCCCGGCCCGAGGATGAAGCGCGCATGCAACAGGCCCTGCGCCAGGTCAACCTGGGGCACCTGGCCGAGCGGCTGGCGGTGAGCAGTGACTGGTCGCACATCCTGTCGCTGGGCGAGCAGCAGCGGCTGGCGTTCGCCCGGGTGCTGTTCAACCGGCCGCAGGTGGTGTTTCTCGACGAGTCCACGTCGGCCATGGATGAGGGGCTGGAGCACGCGCTGTATTCGCTGTTGCGCACGCAAATGCCGGACACCTTGCTGGTCAGTGTGGGGCACCGCAGTACCTTGGCGGGGTTCCATACCCATCGGCTGGAAGTGGACGGGCAGGGTGGCTGGGCGCTGCTGGAACAGCAGGCGGCGGGCGAGGTGCTGGCGTAG
- a CDS encoding amino acid ABC transporter permease: protein MMNDFSSRLASYWPALMEGAWTTLWLCAMGMLLGFALGVVLHLLATGRSRLGVAFTKVYVSFFRGTPMLAQLLLLFYLPSALGLDVPPMVAGVAALALNTAAYQSQILGSGFAAIAQGQMEAASVFGIGKFDRLVHIQLPQVLRLTSPALVSELIDVIKVSAVVSVISITDLMRVSQQLVSQTYRPLEVYLVAGLFYLALTSLLSLLGSQLERRWQERN, encoded by the coding sequence ATGATGAACGATTTCAGCAGCCGCTTGGCCTCGTACTGGCCTGCCTTGATGGAGGGCGCATGGACCACCTTGTGGTTGTGCGCCATGGGGATGCTGCTGGGCTTTGCGCTGGGGGTGGTGCTCCACCTCCTGGCCACCGGCCGCAGCCGCCTGGGCGTTGCCTTCACCAAAGTCTACGTCAGCTTCTTTCGCGGCACGCCCATGCTCGCCCAGTTGCTGTTGTTGTTCTACCTGCCGTCAGCCCTGGGGCTTGACGTGCCGCCGATGGTGGCAGGCGTGGCCGCGCTGGCACTGAACACGGCCGCCTACCAGTCACAGATCCTCGGTAGCGGGTTTGCCGCAATCGCGCAAGGGCAGATGGAAGCCGCCTCGGTGTTCGGCATCGGCAAGTTCGACAGGCTCGTCCACATTCAGCTGCCACAGGTGCTGCGCCTTACATCGCCAGCGCTGGTTTCCGAGCTGATCGACGTGATCAAGGTGTCAGCCGTGGTTTCGGTCATTTCCATCACCGACCTGATGCGCGTCAGCCAGCAACTGGTCTCGCAAACCTATCGCCCGCTTGAGGTGTACCTGGTGGCAGGCCTTTTCTATCTGGCGCTGACCAGCCTCCTGAGCCTGCTCGGGAGCCAACTGGAGCGGCGTTGGCAGGAGCGCAACTAA
- a CDS encoding amino acid ABC transporter ATP-binding protein: MSNLPLLELRGVGKSYGANRVLSGFDLSVQPGEIVSLIGPSGSGKTTALRCMNFLEQYDEGEIWIDGQLLGYSGSGRRPADRDSEAKIDEVRNPLSMVFQQFNLWPHMTVRENVIAPLVLGKKLDKTKARELADQALARVGLAAKADAYPARLSGGQQQRVGIARALAVKPRLMLLDEPTSALDPELVEEVLQVIRSLANDGMTMVMVTHEMSFAAQISSQVVFMEAGKIVETGAPLALFNTPGTERLKKFLTPWFNRSLTPAAQVTP, translated from the coding sequence ATGAGTAACCTACCGCTTCTTGAGCTGCGCGGCGTCGGCAAGTCCTATGGGGCGAACCGCGTCCTGAGCGGCTTCGACCTCAGCGTGCAACCCGGCGAGATCGTCTCGCTGATTGGCCCGTCCGGCTCGGGCAAGACCACCGCACTGCGCTGCATGAACTTCCTCGAACAGTACGACGAAGGCGAAATCTGGATCGATGGCCAGCTGCTGGGCTACAGCGGCAGCGGACGGCGGCCGGCCGACCGTGATAGCGAAGCCAAGATCGATGAAGTGCGCAACCCGCTGTCGATGGTGTTCCAGCAGTTCAACCTGTGGCCCCACATGACCGTGCGGGAAAACGTCATCGCACCCTTGGTGCTGGGCAAGAAACTCGACAAAACCAAGGCCCGCGAGCTGGCCGACCAAGCACTGGCGCGGGTGGGTCTTGCCGCCAAGGCCGATGCTTACCCCGCCCGCTTGTCCGGCGGGCAACAGCAACGCGTGGGCATAGCGCGGGCACTCGCAGTGAAGCCGCGCCTGATGCTGCTGGACGAGCCGACGTCAGCCCTGGACCCGGAGCTGGTCGAAGAAGTGCTGCAGGTGATCCGCAGCCTCGCCAACGATGGCATGACCATGGTCATGGTCACCCACGAGATGAGCTTCGCGGCGCAGATTTCCAGCCAGGTCGTATTCATGGAGGCCGGCAAAATCGTCGAAACCGGCGCCCCTCTGGCCCTGTTCAACACACCCGGCACCGAGCGCCTGAAGAAATTCCTCACGCCCTGGTTCAACCGAAGCCTGACCCCGGCTGCGCAGGTGACGCCATGA
- a CDS encoding urea carboxylase-associated family protein: MNHVTHSHDFPACCQPDNGASLGINATLQAPISPDGTPVLNEQYTVPARCGRAVRLKAGQTIRIVNTHGTQVCDTWLFNTEDMSEFLSMEHARAHCNRIIPKPGDALFSNRRRAIGTLVTDTSPGVHDTLMAACDLHRYTNLGVEGYHDSCADNMRLALQAIGLRAREVPQPFNLWMNIPVSADYTVQWLPPVSKAGDYVEIRAEMDVIVVMSACPQDIVPINDLNPVEVTFSIHA, translated from the coding sequence ATGAACCACGTCACCCACAGCCACGACTTCCCAGCCTGCTGCCAACCGGACAACGGCGCCTCGCTCGGCATCAACGCCACGCTGCAAGCGCCGATCTCGCCCGACGGCACCCCGGTGCTGAACGAGCAGTACACCGTGCCCGCCCGCTGCGGCCGCGCCGTACGCCTGAAAGCTGGCCAAACCATTCGCATCGTCAACACCCACGGCACCCAGGTATGCGACACCTGGCTGTTCAACACCGAGGACATGAGCGAATTCCTGTCCATGGAGCATGCCCGCGCCCACTGCAACCGCATCATCCCCAAGCCCGGTGACGCGCTGTTCAGCAACCGCCGCCGGGCAATCGGCACGTTGGTGACCGACACCTCGCCAGGTGTTCACGACACGCTGATGGCCGCCTGCGACCTGCATCGCTACACCAACCTGGGTGTGGAGGGTTACCACGACAGCTGCGCCGACAACATGCGCCTGGCCCTGCAAGCCATCGGCCTGCGTGCCCGGGAAGTCCCGCAGCCATTCAACCTGTGGATGAACATCCCGGTCAGCGCCGACTACACGGTGCAGTGGCTGCCACCGGTATCCAAGGCCGGCGACTACGTGGAAATCCGTGCCGAAATGGACGTCATCGTCGTGATGTCGGCCTGCCCACAGGACATCGTGCCCATCAATGACCTGAACCCGGTGGAAGTCACCTTCTCGATTCACGCCTGA
- a CDS encoding M20 family metallo-hydrolase — protein MIPLHTMNAVSAERLHGLLATLATFGPGRNGGMNRQALSEEDFQARAWLIDQAQALGCKVWTDACANLFIRREGLLDLPPVMTGSHIDTQPTGGTLDGCYGVIAGLECLHALADANIQTRRPIEVVVWTNEEGSRFSPGAMGSSAYVDPQRVAQYRGNRDAEGTTVAQALDAHAQRFAHLPRREKIATHAFVELHIEQGPVLEQAQVPLGVVSGIQGVRWYQVVCKGASAHAGTTPAHMRRDAVLMAMASLARIDALANDLAGQDKRLTFGRWSVFPNAINTIASEVTFSIDFRHADPAVLEAFDAGLGHCLAPDAEFTRLFSHAPTVFDAALIAVLEDACNATGLPWQPIRSGAFHDAMYLAEHCPTAMLFVPSRDGISHNPLEFTEPAQLEAGARALAWSLASLAQQP, from the coding sequence ATGATCCCCCTGCACACCATGAACGCAGTGTCTGCCGAGCGGCTGCACGGCTTGCTGGCCACCCTGGCCACCTTCGGGCCGGGCCGCAATGGCGGGATGAACCGCCAGGCACTGTCGGAAGAAGACTTCCAGGCCAGGGCGTGGCTGATCGACCAGGCCCAGGCACTTGGCTGCAAGGTGTGGACAGACGCCTGCGCCAACCTGTTCATCCGCCGCGAAGGCTTGCTCGACCTGCCGCCGGTGATGACCGGGAGCCACATCGACACACAACCCACCGGCGGCACGCTCGACGGCTGCTACGGCGTGATCGCCGGGCTGGAATGCCTGCACGCCCTGGCCGACGCCAACATTCAGACCCGCCGCCCGATTGAAGTGGTGGTGTGGACCAACGAAGAAGGCAGCCGTTTCAGCCCGGGTGCCATGGGTTCCAGCGCTTACGTCGACCCGCAGCGCGTGGCGCAGTACCGCGGCAACCGCGACGCCGAAGGCACCACCGTGGCACAGGCACTGGATGCCCATGCCCAGCGCTTCGCGCACCTGCCACGGCGCGAAAAGATCGCGACCCACGCCTTTGTCGAACTGCACATCGAACAAGGCCCTGTGCTGGAGCAAGCCCAGGTACCCCTGGGCGTGGTGTCCGGCATCCAGGGCGTGCGCTGGTATCAGGTGGTGTGCAAGGGTGCCTCCGCCCACGCCGGGACCACCCCGGCGCACATGCGCCGTGATGCCGTGCTGATGGCCATGGCATCACTGGCGCGTATCGACGCGCTGGCCAACGACCTGGCAGGCCAGGACAAGCGCCTGACCTTCGGCCGCTGGAGCGTGTTCCCCAACGCCATCAACACGATCGCCAGCGAAGTCACCTTCAGCATCGACTTCCGCCACGCCGACCCGGCCGTGCTGGAGGCGTTCGATGCCGGCCTGGGCCACTGCCTGGCGCCCGACGCTGAATTCACCCGCCTGTTCAGCCACGCACCCACTGTGTTCGATGCGGCGCTCATTGCCGTGCTCGAAGACGCCTGCAACGCCACCGGCCTGCCTTGGCAGCCGATCCGCTCGGGGGCGTTCCATGACGCCATGTACCTGGCCGAGCACTGCCCCACCGCCATGCTGTTTGTGCCCAGCCGCGATGGCATCAGCCATAACCCGCTGGAATTCACTGAACCTGCGCAACTTGAAGCAGGCGCCCGGGCATTGGCCTGGAGCCTGGCTTCACTTGCCCAACAACCCTGA
- a CDS encoding cupin domain-containing protein → MSTNSQSPAPKAQHANGLPSLSVRLRHARKVAGLTLKQVAQAAGCSESLISKLENDAASPSLAMLHRLALALGSNVSELTCEDWVSPEPVLRAGDRQINRFAKGAKKEFIDLERITHIQKGGLLQGDIHIVSPGMVSEMIEHAGEEMGYVIEGSLELTLGETTYTLQAGDSFHFPSTIPHGYRNTSASIARILWINTPATF, encoded by the coding sequence ATGTCCACTAACAGCCAATCGCCTGCCCCCAAAGCCCAGCACGCCAATGGCCTGCCGAGCTTGAGTGTACGCTTGCGCCACGCGCGCAAGGTCGCGGGCCTTACCCTGAAGCAGGTTGCGCAAGCCGCCGGCTGTTCGGAAAGCCTGATTTCCAAGCTGGAAAACGACGCGGCATCCCCTTCGCTGGCCATGCTGCACCGGCTGGCCCTGGCGTTGGGCAGCAACGTGTCGGAGCTCACCTGCGAGGACTGGGTGTCCCCGGAGCCGGTCCTGCGCGCGGGAGACCGGCAAATCAACCGCTTTGCCAAAGGTGCCAAGAAGGAATTCATCGACCTGGAGCGCATCACCCACATTCAGAAGGGCGGGTTGTTGCAGGGTGATATCCACATCGTGTCGCCCGGCATGGTCAGCGAAATGATCGAACACGCCGGCGAAGAAATGGGCTATGTCATCGAAGGCAGCCTTGAGCTGACCTTGGGTGAAACGACCTACACCCTGCAGGCGGGGGACTCCTTTCACTTCCCGAGCACGATCCCGCACGGCTACCGAAACACCTCGGCCAGCATCGCCCGCATTCTGTGGATCAACACACCGGCGACCTTCTGA
- a CDS encoding transporter substrate-binding domain-containing protein yields MNRFSLKTLSLSLITLCSISMAQADDLLQRIKEKNQIVVATEARFAPFESVENGKIVGYGADLMHYVLSADLPEVKVRQLDLPFQGILPGLDTRKFDFVVTSVTVNKARFEQFAFTVPIAESTVALLKRADDGNIKTLADLNGRVIGSQTGSGQLAVLKALDTQLKAQGQPGIAQIKEYVSFDEAYADLANGRLDGVAQSLANLGPLMKARPGLFSTLPEMVGPTTYFGWVGRKDADSASLVKLFSDGIARAAADGTLKTLQQKWFGFTMDLPTDAMPAPSI; encoded by the coding sequence ATGAATCGGTTTTCGCTCAAAACGCTGTCGTTGTCATTGATAACCCTGTGCAGCATCTCAATGGCGCAGGCAGACGACCTACTGCAACGCATCAAGGAAAAAAACCAGATCGTGGTCGCCACCGAGGCGCGCTTTGCGCCGTTTGAGTCGGTGGAAAACGGCAAGATCGTCGGCTATGGCGCCGACCTCATGCACTACGTGCTGAGCGCAGACCTGCCCGAGGTCAAGGTGCGCCAGCTGGACCTGCCGTTCCAGGGCATCCTCCCTGGGCTCGACACCCGCAAGTTCGACTTTGTGGTGACCTCGGTAACGGTCAACAAGGCACGCTTCGAGCAGTTTGCGTTCACCGTGCCAATCGCCGAGTCCACCGTGGCACTGCTCAAGCGCGCGGACGATGGCAACATCAAGACACTGGCCGACCTCAACGGGCGGGTCATCGGCTCGCAGACAGGCTCGGGGCAACTGGCCGTACTGAAAGCGCTCGACACCCAGCTCAAAGCCCAAGGCCAACCCGGCATCGCGCAAATCAAGGAATACGTCAGTTTCGACGAAGCCTACGCAGACCTTGCAAACGGCAGGCTCGATGGCGTTGCACAGTCGCTGGCGAACCTTGGCCCGCTGATGAAAGCGCGCCCGGGCCTGTTCAGCACCCTGCCGGAAATGGTCGGCCCAACCACCTACTTCGGCTGGGTTGGCCGCAAGGACGCCGACAGCGCCAGCCTGGTCAAACTGTTCAGTGACGGCATCGCCCGCGCAGCCGCGGATGGCACGCTGAAGACGCTGCAACAGAAGTGGTTCGGCTTCACCATGGACTTGCCAACCGACGCCATGCCGGCGCCAAGCATCTGA
- a CDS encoding formate dehydrogenase subunit delta: MSHENLVKMANQIAHYFDSEPDHALAVKGVQQHLQSFWTPAMRRQLGQWIAASGGEGVDPKVVEALG; the protein is encoded by the coding sequence ATGAGCCATGAAAACCTGGTGAAGATGGCCAACCAGATTGCCCATTACTTTGACAGCGAGCCGGACCATGCGCTGGCGGTGAAGGGGGTGCAGCAGCATTTGCAAAGCTTCTGGACGCCGGCGATGCGGCGGCAGTTGGGGCAGTGGATTGCGGCCAGTGGCGGGGAGGGGGTGGACCCGAAGGTGGTGGAAGCTTTGGGTTAA
- a CDS encoding amino acid ABC transporter permease: MQEIISYLPDFANALLVTLGISLAAAWLGLVLGFTLNALRIATPAFAAIYRVYVWLIRGTPFLAQLAVIYFGLPVVGVRLDAVEASILSLALYSAAYFAELFRSAWASVPKGQVEAARVHGLSRSQAFWHVQAPQAIAFALPLLGNQVILTIKESAVTSIITVPELTMTAGRIVATTFSYVLPYALLVLCYWLLTSMVAALANALGQRMTRYLRG, translated from the coding sequence ATGCAAGAAATCATCAGCTACCTACCCGATTTTGCCAATGCCCTGCTGGTGACGCTGGGCATCAGCCTGGCCGCTGCGTGGCTCGGCCTGGTACTGGGCTTTACCCTGAATGCCTTGCGTATCGCCACCCCGGCCTTTGCTGCCATCTACCGCGTATACGTGTGGCTGATTCGTGGCACCCCGTTTCTGGCTCAACTGGCGGTGATCTATTTCGGCCTGCCGGTAGTCGGCGTTCGGCTGGATGCCGTCGAAGCCAGCATCCTGTCCCTGGCGCTCTACAGCGCGGCCTACTTCGCCGAATTGTTCCGGTCTGCATGGGCCAGCGTACCCAAGGGGCAGGTGGAGGCAGCACGCGTGCATGGCCTGTCACGCAGCCAGGCGTTCTGGCATGTGCAGGCACCGCAGGCCATTGCCTTTGCCCTGCCGTTACTGGGCAACCAGGTGATCCTGACCATCAAGGAAAGCGCCGTCACCTCGATCATCACCGTCCCGGAACTGACCATGACCGCCGGGCGCATCGTCGCCACTACCTTTTCCTATGTCTTGCCCTACGCCTTGCTGGTGCTGTGCTACTGGCTGCTGACCTCGATGGTCGCGGCCCTGGCCAACGCGCTCGGGCAGCGCATGACACGCTACCTGCGAGGCTGA